Genomic segment of Vibrio natriegens NBRC 15636 = ATCC 14048 = DSM 759:
ATTTTGCGCCAACAACGTTGTGATTTATTGTTATCAGTGTTTGATAGTTTATTAGAGCTCAGTATAATCTCAAGGTTAAAGTCATTGCTTTTGTTAGTGTGTTATTAACATGAGCAAGGTAGACGACAAAGGTCAGGAAACGAAGACGTTGTTGAATATTGCACTAAATGAAGAGCGACTGAACACAGATAATAATCGTGGTCGCAAAAATAAAATCTTAGGTGCGCTATTTTTTGTCGTAGTTTTGACTTTAATTAGTTCTGTTTTGTACTCGGCGATCAGTTGGATGTGGGATGACCAAAGACTTCCTCTATCCAAAATAGTGCTCCAAGGAGAGTTGGAGTATATCAAAGCTGATGATGTTCAAACTGCATTCAGCAGAATTGACCACATTGGTACGTTTATGTCACAAGACATCGATGTATTACAGCAAAGTGTTGAAGCCTTGCCATGGGTTGCTCATGCAGCAATTCGAAAGCAATGGCCAGATACAGTAAAAGTTTTTTTGACAGAGCATCATCCTGAAGCCATTTGGAATGGCAACGAGTTGTTGGATAAAAACGGCTTGGTATTCGACGGGGATGTTGGTCTGGTAAAGGAAGATAAAGTTAAGCTGTATGGACCTAAAGATAGCGGCCCTGAGGTTTTACAAACCTACCGTGATTTGAGTCCTAAGTTTCAGCAACTAGGTTTAGCGATATCGTCTCTGGTATTAAATGAGCGACGAGCTTGGCAAATCATCCTTGAAAACGGTATTCGATTAGAGCTCGGTAAAGAGTCTCTTCTTGAGCGTATAGAGCGTTTTTTCTCACTCTATAACAAGCTTGGTAGTGACACGCAAAGAATCAGTTATATCGATCTCAGGTACGATACAGGAGCTGCAGTCGGTTGGTTTCCTGAAGAAGAGTTAGAAGAGAGTACAGATGACTAAGGCCGCAGACGACAACATTATTGTTGGTCTTGATATAGGCACTGCAACCGTATCAGCTCTAGTGGGCGAAATTTTACCAGATGGCCAAATTAATATAATTGGTGCGGGTAGTAGCCCTTCGCGCGGCATGGACAAAGGTGGCGTGAATGACTTGGAGTCGGTTGTAAAATCAGTACAACGCGCAATTGATCAAGCTGAGTTAATGGCCGAGTGCCAAATCAGCCGAGTATTCATTTCGTTGTCTGGTAAGCATATCGCAAGCCGAATCGAAAAAGGTATGGGTACGATATCTGATGAGGAAGTTTCTCAAGAGGATATGGACAGAGCTATCCATACCGCAAAATCAATTAAAATCGGTGATGAACAGCGAATCCTTCATGTGATTCCACAAGAGTTTACCATCGACTACCAGGAAGGGATTAAAAACCCGCTTGGTCTCTCTGGGGTAAGAATGGAAGTAAGTGTCCATCTTATCACCTGCCATAATGACATGGCGCGCAATATCATTAAGGCGGTAGAACGTTGCGGCCTTAAGGTAGAGCAACTTGTATTTTCTGGGCTTGCTGCAAGTAATGCAGTAAT
This window contains:
- a CDS encoding cell division protein FtsQ/DivIB, with translation MLNIALNEERLNTDNNRGRKNKILGALFFVVVLTLISSVLYSAISWMWDDQRLPLSKIVLQGELEYIKADDVQTAFSRIDHIGTFMSQDIDVLQQSVEALPWVAHAAIRKQWPDTVKVFLTEHHPEAIWNGNELLDKNGLVFDGDVGLVKEDKVKLYGPKDSGPEVLQTYRDLSPKFQQLGLAISSLVLNERRAWQIILENGIRLELGKESLLERIERFFSLYNKLGSDTQRISYIDLRYDTGAAVGWFPEEELEESTDD